GCACGGAAGAAAAGGATATGTTCATTGGAGACTATTTAAAAAGACCCCACTTTACTTATTGGGTAGATGGGGCTATTTTTTCTCTTCCTCTATTGCGCTCGCCTTATAATTATGTATCTGTTGTAGATCGTCTTGATTATCAAGGTTTAAAGAGTATTGGAGAAGATAAACTTCTTTTTTTGCCCCATGCTGTAGAGTATGAAGAGCTGAGCATGCAAGAAAAGTGCTATGATATTGTCATGAGTGCAAGTTTTTTGGATTTCGAAGACAGAAAAACTTTGTGGAAATATAAGTATTCAGAGCATCTTTGCAAAGTAATGCATCTTTGTTGCAACTATGTTTTAACTGATGCAACATCTTCTATTTCATTGTGTTTGGAGCGCGCTTTAAATGAATGTAGGTACTCGTTGTTAAAAGAATCTTTCGCTGACATTTACTTTGAGATAGAGTATTACTGTAAGGGTAAAGATCGCTTGCAACTTTTATATGCTTTAAAGGAATTTGATGTGCATGTTTTTGGCCCTAGTGATTGGACGTGGGCTCTTAAGGATTTAAAAAATGTAATACTTCATAGTCCTCTCTCTTATATAGAATCACTTGCTACTTTTGAAAAAAGTAAAGTTGTGTTGAATAGTAGCCCTCAGTTTCGCCATGGCTCTCATGAAAGAGTTTTTAATTCTCTTGCAAAAGGAGCAGTTGTTATTACCAATGAAAATTCCTATCTAGAAGAGCAGTTTCATAAAGATTCTGGGCTTCTCTATTATCATCCAGACAAAACTGAAGAACTTTGCTTGCAACTAAGAGCTATGCTTAGTTGCGAAGAGTTAAGAAAGAGTGCTGCATTGAAAGGGTATTCTCTTGTTATGAAAGAGCACACATGGGATGTGCGTGCTGCACAGATTTTGAAAATATTATGTAGTCAATAATACAGCTTTTTTTGTAAGGTAAATTTTAATTACCACAAGGGGTTTGTTATGAAAAAGTTAATGATGATTTTAGGTGCATGTTCTTTTGTTACATGTACAAATGTAGCCATTTATGGCCAAGAAAATACTGTAGAAATACCTATTATGAACCAAGGAGAAGCTGATTATATAACACGTCTTGCGCTTACAAATTATAAGGTGGGAGTCGTATTAGATTCTTTGTTGAAGTCTAAGCCCGATGTCGATAACCTGCGGCAAATACTAGATTTAAGGGGTTTTATTGATAATATAGGTTGGCATGGTGCAGTGGAATATAAGAATGGCAATTTTGAGAAGGCTGATGGAGCATTGAAAGGGATGCGTAGTATACTTGCTAACTTAACAAAAGGTACAAGTATCTCATTTAGTTCGAAAGAGGATAAGCAGATTGAAGCGCTTATACGCACTTCTCCAAAAAGGGGTAATGAGCAGTCAGTTATGGCGTTTGAAAAATCAGTTACAGAGCTGTTTCAAAGTGATGTAAAAAATATGAATCTCAGTAAAGCACAGCTTGCAACATTAACTGGCAATGTTAAAACAGTAAGTGATGTATTACATACCCAAGATGTAAAAGTAGATCTATTTACAAATGATGATGTTCTTGGTAAAAGTGCTGAGGCATTTAAGCGTCTTCCTGTACAATCCGTTGAAGATAATGATAAATCATCTTTTACATCTGGACCTGATTTTATGACAAGATAGGGGTTAATTATGAAAAAATGGATTATTACCTTATTAAGTAGTGCGCTAGTCGTATGTTGTTACAGTTCCCTTTTTGCTCAATCAGATACAATTGCGAGCAAAGGTTCCGAAAATTTGCTTAAAGAGGGTCTTTCAGCATCCATGAAGCTTCCTGGTTCCATAATGTTTAGTTTACCTAAGCCTACTGGATTTGTAGAGTCATCTGCACAACAAACTGTTAAAAGCGAAGGGGCTGAGCTTTAGAGAATTTGCCTTATGAGAAGATGGACTATTGTCGTAATCATGCTACTTTTTTTGGGAAGAATAGGGCTTTTTGCAACCTCGCAAGATACGTTAGATGATCAATTTGACAAAAGCTTAGTTCGAAGTGTATCGCTCTCAAATGCTATTACCGCATCTTTGCACGCGCTACCTCCTTCAAAAGAGCGAGATACACTTGATACGTATGTAGCAGCTATGGCTGTTACGGGTATTTCTTTGGCGCACCGGTGGATATTAGATGGGAAAAAAGAGCTTCCTTCTGTATCGCAAGATGCAAATCATATCTTGGAAAGTGTCTATATAAACTTAACTGCTGGCATATTAGATGAAAAAAGTGGAAAAGTAGTAGATCCAAGTGCATACAATGTAGAACAGAAAGAAGTTTTTAAAGAGCGCGAAACTTTTCTTGTAAAAACATTGATTTTCCCAACGGATAAAATGGAAGTTCAGGATTGGATCGATCAAAATAAAGAAGCTATAAAAAAATTACCTTATCAAGTGATAAATAAGGATGATAACGTGGAAGTGGAACGCACACAAGCACTTACATCCGAAGAAAAAAGGATCATACCGATCCCCTCTCTTAGTGATGGGGTGTGGTAAATGAGTTCTACTTGACTTTACTCAATGCATTGAGTAAAATTGCTCAATGCATTGAGTAAAGGATTTTTATGCATAAGCGCCCCATTTTTCAGCAGTTATTTAAGCGTTTACAAGAGCCAAGGCGCTTCATTCAAGCACTTTTAGGTCCTCGGCAAGTTGGAAAAACAACACTTGTATTGCAAGTTGTAAAAGAGATTAATCAGCCTTTTCACTATATTTCTGCTGACCTTGCAGCTTTACAAAATCTGACTTGGTTGCAACAGCAATGGGAAGTTGCAAGACAAAAGATTAAAGAGAGCAATCAAGGGATTTTAGTTATTGATGAAGTGCAGAAAATCCCTCATTGGTCTGATATGATTAAGTTACTTTGGGATCAAGATACACAAAATGAAATTGGACTTTCTGTTGTTATTTTGGGCTCTTCTCCATGGCTTATGCAAAAAGGATTATCTGATAGCCTAGCTGGGCGTTTTGAAGTAATTCCAGTAACGCATTGGCCTTACTTAGAAATGAAAAATACGTTTGGATGGTCCTTAGACGAATATCTCTACTTTGGTGGATATCCAGGATCTGCAGGACTTGCGGATAAAGCTGATGTTACAAGGTGGATGAATTATATTAGTGATTCCCTTATTGAAACGACATTGTCGCGTGATATTTTACTTATGTGCGAAGTGCATAAACCTGTTTTACTTCGCAGGTTATTTCAATTGGGGTGTTGTTATTCTGGACAGATCCTTTCTTATTCAAAAATGCTTGGAGAGCTACAAGATGCTGGAAATACAACGACGTTAGCGCATTATCTTGATCTTTTGATGGGTGCTGGATTAGTTATGGGCCTACAAAAGTTTGCAGGGCAAAAAGTACGGCAAAAAGGATCGAGCCCAAAGCTTTTAGTCTATAATACGGCTCTTATGACATCTCAAATGTCTAAAAGTTATCATGAAGCAAAAAAAGATTCTGCTTTTTGGGGACGGCTTGTGGAGTCGGCAGTAGGTGCTCACCTGTTAAATAGCATTCGGGGTACCCAAATAGAATTGTTTTATTGGAGAGAAGGAAGCCGGGAAGTAGATTTTGTATTGAAATTACAAGATATGTTAATTGCAATTGAAGTAAAAAGTGGCAAGGGCTTTCTTGACTCTTCTGGAATGGATCTCTTTGTTAAGCAATACAATCCCTCTTCTATCATTTTGGTGGGGGGCTCTGGACTGTCAGTTCAAGAATTTTTAGAAAAACGGGTTCAGGATTTGTTTTTATAGCGATTGTTTTTGTTGAAAGATTTGCATTGTGGGCACATTGTAACATCTTTGTCTATCCTATCGAGGTAGGGAAAATGGCAATATTCACAGATGAAAAGCTCTGAGAGAGGAGGTAGCTTTGTTTTTTTTGAATGTCTCTTATTGTCGATGAGCCAAAGAGCTAAAAGTAATAAAAGGAATATTCCTAAATAGAGTGTAAAGCTTATGCTGGAGCTGACTGTAAACATGTTTTACTTGTATGTAATGTGAAGATTTAGTTCTGGAGTTTCCTCTTTCATCAAAAGGATCTCTATTTGTCCATCGACAATATATTTTTCTTTTGTTTTTTCAAAACGTAGGGTTTTTAAAATTTTTTCGAAAGGCTCAAGGCTCTTGTTTTTTGTAAATCCAAAAAGCTTACCGGTATTTGTTTCTAGATGCACAGTAAAAATTTCGCTGTTATCTATTTTAAAATCTATGTTTTTAAGTAGCTCTTGAATCTCTTTTTTGCAAGATTTTTTTATAGGATAATGTAAAAAATCTTTCGATAGATGTATTCTTATGGCTGTATAAACAGGATTTTTTTGCTCTTCTGAAAATTCGAAATCGCTGTATAGAGATCGTTCAATTTGTTCGAATGAGGGCGTGTTGATATGAGAAATTTCAAAGGGTGTAAAGGAAAATTCTGGCTCAGAAAAGCTTTGAGGGTTGATTTTTGGTCGGATGATAGGTAATTGTTGTTCTGCACCTTTAAACAAAAGTCCTTGTGGGCCAACAATAGTTTTTGGGCTGGAATTTAAAGATTTAAGAAGGAGGTTCCCGTCGGCTTCTACGTGTACGGGTGGAAGAAGTAATTTTTCAGACGAAGAGGGAGTTTCTATATTAAAAAAGATAATAAATAGTAGATGAATGCCAAAGGCCGCTAATAAAGCCTTGAAGAGGGGAAGAGAGAGAAAAGGAGTTTTGTTTTGTAAAACAATTTTAATTTGAGAGGTATGCGTCCTTTCAAGCTTTAACATAAGTCATTCTAAATTACTTGGTTTGTAAGAGAGCCTTATCGTATGGCTGCATTCTTGCACAGCACAAAACAGCTGTAAGAAAGAGCCGTAATCAACATGCTTGTCGACGCTTAGAACAATGGTTGGATGGGCTTCTTTATATTGCGCCTTTATCATATTGATTTCGTTTAAGAGATGCTCTTTAACGGATCCCAAGTCGACGATATCTTTTTTACTTCCCACGTAGATGACTTGTTGAGCATCCATGACAACAAGAAGCTGTGTTGTCAGTGGTAGTGAGTCTTTAGGAAGGGTGGGATTTTCTATGTTGAGAGATTTGAGGGGCAATACATCCGATGTAATAAGAAAGAAGATGAGAAGTAAAAAAATGACGTCTACAAGGGGTGTTAAATCGATTAGATTATAGGAGTGCTTGAGACGTGTCTTAAAAATCATAAAAGAGGGTCTTGGTTGATGAGAATATCGACAATTTCAGAAGATGTTGTTTGTATCTCTAGTACAAGGCTTTCAATGCGGCTTACAACATAGTTATAAGCCACAACTGTTGGTATTGCTACAACGAGTCCTGCAGCGGTCGTCACAAGTGCGTATTCCATAGCTTCACCAATGCTTGTCGTTGAAATGTCCATGAGGCCAGAAATCCTCATTTCACCAAAAGCTTGAATAAATCCAAGAACCGTTCCAAGAAGACCTATAAGGGGTGCAATATAAGCGATAACAGATAAGATTTTGGCATTTTTTTCTAATTTTGCAATTTCCAAAAGACCGTTCATTTCCATTGCATTTTCAATGCGGTCTCGTGATTGGTTGTGTCGTAAAAGGCCTGCTTTTACGATATTAGCAATGGATCCTCTTGTGTTTTCGCAGAAGCGAATGGCTTCGATGATGTTGTTTTCTTGAATGAATTTTCTAGACTGAATGATAAAAGCGTTAGTATCTGTTTCTGCTCTTCTCAACTGCACTAAACGCTCAATAAAGATAGTGACGCTTACAACAGAGCATATACCAATGAGCACAAGAATTAAATTCCAGTTGCCAAAAAGCCGGGACAGATCGAGCCCTGTATTTGCAATGATTGTATTGTTAATCAAATCCATACTCTACTCTCAATTTTTCTTTGGCGGTGATTGCAAAATCGCCGCCCTTTTTTGTGACTGCCTCTAATTGTTTGATAGCCAGTTCATGGCGTCCTTGTAATGCATAAATATCTGCTCGAAGAAGCATTGCTGTAATACGCAGACTAGAAGAGGCATTTTCGTTAATAGCATAAGAAAGCATCAACATCGCTTGGTCATAATTACCAAGTAGCCTGTAGCATTCGCTTTTTTTCAACCATAAAGAAAGCTTTTGTTCTGCGTTTAAGAGGTTACCAGACGATGTAAGCTCTACATTTTTAAAATTCTCAAGAGCTTTGTTATATTGCTTCTCTTTCAAATCTAGCAATCCAAGCTCATACCAACTTAGTGCTAGATAATAGGCTTTTGTAATTTTTCGTGATGCATATTTTTCTTGCATTTTGGCAAAAGTTTTTTTAGCGTTCTGTATTTGATCTGTTTTGATGTATAAACGCCCAAGAAGGTACTCGCTCTCTTCACAAACGCGAGGAAAAGCGCACTCGGAAAGTAAAGATTTTGTTAATGAGTTGTTGGGTTTTGAAAAATCATTTAGTACAGATTGAAGATTCTGAATAGCTTTGTTTGCAAGATTTTCGTCTGCTTCCTCATCTAGTAAAGATAAGATAAGCTGTGCATGTTCTAATTTTGCTTTATAATAAGTTGTTACAAAGTAGTTGAAGTGGTCATTTGGCAGCGCATTTTCGTGGTAAAAGTGGTTGAAAAGGTTTGTTGTTTCTTCAAATTGGATGAGGGCCTCTTTTGCAAGTCGTGGATGGATGAGTTTCCCAGCAAGGCTTTTACGCTCTTCTTTGTAGTCTAAACCGATTAGATAGGAGCTAATGATTAAAAAGGGAGAGTCTTTATAAAGAGAGCTCATCTCTTTTAGGTGTTGTAGTGCAACTTCATCGCCGTGCAAATATTCAGCAAATGAATACATGCGAAAATAGGCTTCTGGTGCATAAGAAGAAAAAGAATATTCTTCGAATATTTGCCTTCTATACGTTTGAGCAAGCTCTTCTTTCCCTTCCGTTCTTTCAGCAGAATCTGCTGCCAGCAAAAGTCCTTGTGGAGTATATGTAGAGTCTTTATGTTGGCTTGCAAGGCGAACAAAGCAATCTTCTGCTTTATCATAAATTTCTCCCTCAAAATAAGTCGTTCCAAGTGCAAAGAGAGCTTTGTCGACAAGTAGACTTTCTGGATATTTTTCTATTAGCTGGTTGAAAGAGAAATCAGCTTTTTCGAGTATTTCTTCCTCATGATCCTCTAAAAACAATTCGGATGCAATAGTCCCCTGAAAAAAGAGGATTTCATCTTGTTTTTTACTCGCGTTAAAGAGCTCTTTGGAAGAAGTTAGCTCTTCCAAAAGAGAGAGCGCTTTAGCTTTGGCAAGGCCTTTATTGGCGTAATAGATGCTTTCTGCCTGAAACATCAAGGCAAATGAGGCCATCTCTTTATCTGCTTCTTTGAGTTCATTATAGGCTTTGCTAAGGTTAGAAGCTGCTTGCAGAAAGAGGGCGTCATAGTGTGCATCTCCTTTTTGCTGTAGTGAGCATGCTGTTTTATAAGCGTGCATTCCTATGTGGTACCATGCTTTTTTGCTTGCAAATGTTGTATTATAGGGGGTCTCTGTAAGTAATTTGTAGAGACCGCTTTTTTGTTGATTAGAAGAAGCCTCAGCACGAATAAGAATAGCTTCTGCTTGGTTTTCCAAAGATAAGAACAGTTGAGGTCTGGTAAGCAAGTTTTCAACGTCTTTGAAAGCATGTTCTGATTTTAATTGAGATCCTCGTAGTAAAAGAGCATGAGCTTGGGATAGATAGATCTTTTCTTCTAAAGTATGGTCGATGATTTCTGCATTCTTTTGTTTGTGATTATTCTGTTGGGCTTCTCGAAGGGCTCTTTCAGCAAGAAAAATATACTCTTGTATTGTAGGTGCTGCAAGCTTTGTATTTTTTGCAAGCTTTAGATAGCAAAGAGCTTGTTTGTAGAGGGCTATCGTTGTCCATTCAGCTTTTTCTTTGTTATATTTAGGAAGTGCATTTTCAAATTGTTGTGCGGACTCTAGGTAAAATTCAAGATGAAAAGAGGCCTCTGCTAAAAGGTAGTATAATTCATAGCGCAAAGAATCTTGCGCTCCAAGCTTTGCAAGGCATGGCTCCAATAGGGGAGGAATTAAATTATACGATTGTTCTTTTAAGTAGGTCCTTGCAAGGTAGAGCCGTGCAAGTTTTATGGTTGCAGG
This genomic window from Chlamydiales bacterium contains:
- a CDS encoding glycosyltransferase; amino-acid sequence: MKRIDFLTVQNQYSSTFTFTDGLRSAFERLGVRIRVFPMDTLSMEGLSALLQDPADMTLSFSYVGFSTEEKDMFIGDYLKRPHFTYWVDGAIFSLPLLRSPYNYVSVVDRLDYQGLKSIGEDKLLFLPHAVEYEELSMQEKCYDIVMSASFLDFEDRKTLWKYKYSEHLCKVMHLCCNYVLTDATSSISLCLERALNECRYSLLKESFADIYFEIEYYCKGKDRLQLLYALKEFDVHVFGPSDWTWALKDLKNVILHSPLSYIESLATFEKSKVVLNSSPQFRHGSHERVFNSLAKGAVVITNENSYLEEQFHKDSGLLYYHPDKTEELCLQLRAMLSCEELRKSAALKGYSLVMKEHTWDVRAAQILKILCSQ
- a CDS encoding ATP-binding protein; this encodes MHKRPIFQQLFKRLQEPRRFIQALLGPRQVGKTTLVLQVVKEINQPFHYISADLAALQNLTWLQQQWEVARQKIKESNQGILVIDEVQKIPHWSDMIKLLWDQDTQNEIGLSVVILGSSPWLMQKGLSDSLAGRFEVIPVTHWPYLEMKNTFGWSLDEYLYFGGYPGSAGLADKADVTRWMNYISDSLIETTLSRDILLMCEVHKPVLLRRLFQLGCCYSGQILSYSKMLGELQDAGNTTTLAHYLDLLMGAGLVMGLQKFAGQKVRQKGSSPKLLVYNTALMTSQMSKSYHEAKKDSAFWGRLVESAVGAHLLNSIRGTQIELFYWREGSREVDFVLKLQDMLIAIEVKSGKGFLDSSGMDLFVKQYNPSSIILVGGSGLSVQEFLEKRVQDLFL
- a CDS encoding biopolymer transporter ExbD; this encodes MIFKTRLKHSYNLIDLTPLVDVIFLLLIFFLITSDVLPLKSLNIENPTLPKDSLPLTTQLLVVMDAQQVIYVGSKKDIVDLGSVKEHLLNEINMIKAQYKEAHPTIVLSVDKHVDYGSFLQLFCAVQECSHTIRLSYKPSNLE
- a CDS encoding MotA/TolQ/ExbB proton channel family protein encodes the protein MDLINNTIIANTGLDLSRLFGNWNLILVLIGICSVVSVTIFIERLVQLRRAETDTNAFIIQSRKFIQENNIIEAIRFCENTRGSIANIVKAGLLRHNQSRDRIENAMEMNGLLEIAKLEKNAKILSVIAYIAPLIGLLGTVLGFIQAFGEMRISGLMDISTTSIGEAMEYALVTTAAGLVVAIPTVVAYNYVVSRIESLVLEIQTTSSEIVDILINQDPLL